One Gossypium hirsutum isolate 1008001.06 chromosome A11, Gossypium_hirsutum_v2.1, whole genome shotgun sequence genomic window carries:
- the LOC107900197 gene encoding uncharacterized protein isoform X15: MSGDENDSAISDAEVESALSGGSPFGSLLDGLFQMRKRKLTDHWRRFIHPLMWRLKWLELQLKELKSQASRYDREIVGYDQKRKFEYEKFTIEGLNVKSQPFQCQVQRKKVMKRRKRKRIENMTDLASYMSCHNIYSYYESKKSVIATATLDDDNGKLGTKTDYTNDDFGFIDDLSHLEFSDSDTLSEQILRKIDLLQSQAHKLKTRVDKTVNESPRKFSSINMLSSPALTGSRNQPSPTRSGDRALVRSQHTSSQHRSKSHFRVLFRPGSAVSSHGEVTPFPDMIEGSGQHLAGISYENTEDDILIHNQAAKEELQNFQSGLTQQAEESRIPIEKPKTVCTALAPADNPPTNPPVPPNVKLTSTSKSKGPSNKRKRGKRKSGTGKWSRRSSG; encoded by the exons ATGTCTGGGGATGAGAACGACTCTGCAATAAGTGATGCTGAAGTTGAATCAGCATTATCTGGTGGCAGTCCGTTCGGATCTCTGCTTGATGGATTGTTTCAAATGAG GAAGAGAAAGTTGACGGATCATTGGAGGAGGTTTATTCATCCCCTTATGTGGCGATTAAAATGGTTAGAGCTGCAGCTTAAGGAACTTAAGTCTCAAGCATCAAGATATGATAGAGAAATTGTGGGATATGATCAGAAAAGGAAGTTTGAATATGAAAAGTTCACAATTGAAGGGCTTAATGTAAAGTCACAACCCTTTCAATGTCAAGTTCAAAGGAAGAAAGTAATGAAGAGGAGGAAAAGAAAACGGATTGAAAATATGACTGATTTAGCATCTTACATGTCATGTCATAACATCTACTCATATTATG AAAGTAAGAAATCTGTAATTGCTACTGCCACTCTAGATGATGATAATGGTAAATTAG GAACCAAAACAGACTACACCAATGATGACTTTGGATTTATTGATGACTTGTCTCATCTTGAATTCAGTGATTCTGATACTTTGTCAGAACAGATCCTTAGAAAGATTGATCTTCTTCAATCGCAAGCTCATAAACTAAAGACCAGAGTTGACAAGACGGTGAATGAAAGTCCTCGAAAGTTCTCTTCCATTAATATGTTGAGTTCACCTGCATTAACCGGTTCTAGAAATCAACCTTCTCCAACTCGGAGTGGAGATAGAGCCCTGGTTAGATCTCAACATACTTCATCCCAGCATCGATCTAAGAGTCACTTTAGAGTTCTTTTTAGGCCTGGAAGTGCAGTCTCAAGCCATGGAGAGGTGACACCCTTTCCTGATATGATTGAGGGCTCCGGTCAGCATCTTGCTGGGATTTCTTATGAAAAT ACGGaggatgatattttgatacataaTCAGGCTGCCAAGGAAGAgttgcaaaattttcaaagtggTTTAACTCAGCAGGCAGAGGAATCGCGGATTCCAATTGAAAAGCCTAAGACAGTTTGTACTGCTCTTGCTCCTGCAGATAACCCCCCTACAAACCCTCCTGTTCCACCAAATGTGAAGTTAACTTCTACTTCCAAGTCAAAGGGCCCTAGCAACAAAAggaagagaggaaaaagaaaatctgGCACAGGTAAGTGGAGTCGGAGATCCTCAGGTTag
- the LOC107900197 gene encoding uncharacterized protein isoform X6, whose amino-acid sequence MPGVLDLELKNKSKSMTEVFSNNNENGNLPFDSKDKIMHCVSNCEDNGFVEETFSGVEPPKIHEGNQDVDINITECTNSGVDRLPVTEFQDATDNSSSFGGTMSGDENDSAISDAEVESALSGGSPFGSLLDGLFQMRCFLKRKLTDHWRRFIHPLMWRLKWLELQLKELKSQASRYDREIVGYDQKRKFEYEKFTIEGLNVKSQPFQCQVQRKKVMKRRKRKRIENMTDLASYMSCHNIYSYYGTKTDYTNDDFGFIDDLSHLEFSDSDTLSEQILRKIDLLQSQAHKLKTRVDKTVNESPRKFSSINMLSSPALTGSRNQPSPTRSGDRALVRSQHTSSQHRSKSHFRVLFRPGSAVSSHGEVTPFPDMIEGSGQHLAGISYENTEDDILIHNQAAKEELQNFQSGLTQQAEESRIPIEKPKTVCTALAPADNPPTNPPVPPNVKLTSTSKSKGPSNKRKRGKRKSGTGKWSRRSSG is encoded by the exons ATGCCAG GAGTCCTTGACTTGGAGCTAAAAAACAAGTCGAAATCAATGACGGAAGTGTTTTCGAATAATAACGAAAATGGAAACTTGCCCTTTGATTCCAAAGATAAGATTATGCATTGTGTGAGTAATTGTGAGGACAATGGCTTTGTTGAGGAAACCTTCAGTGGAGTAGAACCACCAAAGATACACGAAGGAAACCAGGATGTGGACATTAACATAACTGAATGTACAAATTCTGGCGTTGATAGGTTACCTGTCACCGAATTTCAGGATGCCACTGATAATTCGAGTTCTTTCGGTGGTACAATGTCTGGGGATGAGAACGACTCTGCAATAAGTGATGCTGAAGTTGAATCAGCATTATCTGGTGGCAGTCCGTTCGGATCTCTGCTTGATGGATTGTTTCAAATGAGGTGCTTTTT GAAGAGAAAGTTGACGGATCATTGGAGGAGGTTTATTCATCCCCTTATGTGGCGATTAAAATGGTTAGAGCTGCAGCTTAAGGAACTTAAGTCTCAAGCATCAAGATATGATAGAGAAATTGTGGGATATGATCAGAAAAGGAAGTTTGAATATGAAAAGTTCACAATTGAAGGGCTTAATGTAAAGTCACAACCCTTTCAATGTCAAGTTCAAAGGAAGAAAGTAATGAAGAGGAGGAAAAGAAAACGGATTGAAAATATGACTGATTTAGCATCTTACATGTCATGTCATAACATCTACTCATATTATG GAACCAAAACAGACTACACCAATGATGACTTTGGATTTATTGATGACTTGTCTCATCTTGAATTCAGTGATTCTGATACTTTGTCAGAACAGATCCTTAGAAAGATTGATCTTCTTCAATCGCAAGCTCATAAACTAAAGACCAGAGTTGACAAGACGGTGAATGAAAGTCCTCGAAAGTTCTCTTCCATTAATATGTTGAGTTCACCTGCATTAACCGGTTCTAGAAATCAACCTTCTCCAACTCGGAGTGGAGATAGAGCCCTGGTTAGATCTCAACATACTTCATCCCAGCATCGATCTAAGAGTCACTTTAGAGTTCTTTTTAGGCCTGGAAGTGCAGTCTCAAGCCATGGAGAGGTGACACCCTTTCCTGATATGATTGAGGGCTCCGGTCAGCATCTTGCTGGGATTTCTTATGAAAAT ACGGaggatgatattttgatacataaTCAGGCTGCCAAGGAAGAgttgcaaaattttcaaagtggTTTAACTCAGCAGGCAGAGGAATCGCGGATTCCAATTGAAAAGCCTAAGACAGTTTGTACTGCTCTTGCTCCTGCAGATAACCCCCCTACAAACCCTCCTGTTCCACCAAATGTGAAGTTAACTTCTACTTCCAAGTCAAAGGGCCCTAGCAACAAAAggaagagaggaaaaagaaaatctgGCACAGGTAAGTGGAGTCGGAGATCCTCAGGTTag
- the LOC107900197 gene encoding uncharacterized protein isoform X4, with protein MPGVLDLELKNKSKSMTEVFSNNNENGNLPFDSKDKIMHCVSNCEDNGFVEETFSGVEPPKIHEGNQDVDINITECTNSGVDRLPVTEFQDATDNSSSFGGTMSGDENDSAISDAEVESALSGGSPFGSLLDGLFQMRCFLKRKLTDHWRRFIHPLMWRLKWLELQLKELKSQASRYDREIVGYDQKRKFEYEKFTIEGLNVKSQPFQCQVQRKKVMKRRKRKRIENMTDLASYMSCHNIYSYYESKKSVIATATLDDDNGKLGTKTDYTNDDFGFIDDLSHLEFSDSDTLSEQILRKIDLLQSQAHKLKTRVDKTVNESPRKFSSINMLSSPALTGSRNQPSPTRSGDRALVRSQHTSSQHRSKSHFRVLFRPGSAVSSHGEVTPFPDMIEGSGQHLAGISYENTEDDILIHNQAAKEELQNFQSGLTQQAEESRIPIEKPKTVCTALAPADNPPTNPPVPPNVKLTSTSKSKGPSNKRKRGKRKSGTGKWSRRSSG; from the exons ATGCCAG GAGTCCTTGACTTGGAGCTAAAAAACAAGTCGAAATCAATGACGGAAGTGTTTTCGAATAATAACGAAAATGGAAACTTGCCCTTTGATTCCAAAGATAAGATTATGCATTGTGTGAGTAATTGTGAGGACAATGGCTTTGTTGAGGAAACCTTCAGTGGAGTAGAACCACCAAAGATACACGAAGGAAACCAGGATGTGGACATTAACATAACTGAATGTACAAATTCTGGCGTTGATAGGTTACCTGTCACCGAATTTCAGGATGCCACTGATAATTCGAGTTCTTTCGGTGGTACAATGTCTGGGGATGAGAACGACTCTGCAATAAGTGATGCTGAAGTTGAATCAGCATTATCTGGTGGCAGTCCGTTCGGATCTCTGCTTGATGGATTGTTTCAAATGAGGTGCTTTTT GAAGAGAAAGTTGACGGATCATTGGAGGAGGTTTATTCATCCCCTTATGTGGCGATTAAAATGGTTAGAGCTGCAGCTTAAGGAACTTAAGTCTCAAGCATCAAGATATGATAGAGAAATTGTGGGATATGATCAGAAAAGGAAGTTTGAATATGAAAAGTTCACAATTGAAGGGCTTAATGTAAAGTCACAACCCTTTCAATGTCAAGTTCAAAGGAAGAAAGTAATGAAGAGGAGGAAAAGAAAACGGATTGAAAATATGACTGATTTAGCATCTTACATGTCATGTCATAACATCTACTCATATTATG AAAGTAAGAAATCTGTAATTGCTACTGCCACTCTAGATGATGATAATGGTAAATTAG GAACCAAAACAGACTACACCAATGATGACTTTGGATTTATTGATGACTTGTCTCATCTTGAATTCAGTGATTCTGATACTTTGTCAGAACAGATCCTTAGAAAGATTGATCTTCTTCAATCGCAAGCTCATAAACTAAAGACCAGAGTTGACAAGACGGTGAATGAAAGTCCTCGAAAGTTCTCTTCCATTAATATGTTGAGTTCACCTGCATTAACCGGTTCTAGAAATCAACCTTCTCCAACTCGGAGTGGAGATAGAGCCCTGGTTAGATCTCAACATACTTCATCCCAGCATCGATCTAAGAGTCACTTTAGAGTTCTTTTTAGGCCTGGAAGTGCAGTCTCAAGCCATGGAGAGGTGACACCCTTTCCTGATATGATTGAGGGCTCCGGTCAGCATCTTGCTGGGATTTCTTATGAAAAT ACGGaggatgatattttgatacataaTCAGGCTGCCAAGGAAGAgttgcaaaattttcaaagtggTTTAACTCAGCAGGCAGAGGAATCGCGGATTCCAATTGAAAAGCCTAAGACAGTTTGTACTGCTCTTGCTCCTGCAGATAACCCCCCTACAAACCCTCCTGTTCCACCAAATGTGAAGTTAACTTCTACTTCCAAGTCAAAGGGCCCTAGCAACAAAAggaagagaggaaaaagaaaatctgGCACAGGTAAGTGGAGTCGGAGATCCTCAGGTTag
- the LOC107900197 gene encoding uncharacterized protein isoform X1, with the protein MPGVLDLELKNKSKSMTEVFSNNNENGNLPFDSKDKIMHCVSNCEDNGFVEETFSGVEPPKIHEGNQDVDINITECTNSGVDRLPVTEFQDATDNSSSFGGTMSGDENDSAISDAEVESALSGGSPFGSLLDGLFQMRCFLKRKLTDHWRRFIHPLMWRLKWLELQLKELKSQASRYDREIVGYDQKRKFEYEKFTIEGLNVKSQPFQCQVQRKKVMKRRKRKRIENMTDLASYMSCHNIYSYYGMIFIIILFGMYFPSANLMSLFSLLPESKKSVIATATLDDDNGKLGTKTDYTNDDFGFIDDLSHLEFSDSDTLSEQILRKIDLLQSQAHKLKTRVDKTVNESPRKFSSINMLSSPALTGSRNQPSPTRSGDRALVRSQHTSSQHRSKSHFRVLFRPGSAVSSHGEVTPFPDMIEGSGQHLAGISYENTEDDILIHNQAAKEELQNFQSGLTQQAEESRIPIEKPKTVCTALAPADNPPTNPPVPPNVKLTSTSKSKGPSNKRKRGKRKSGTGKWSRRSSG; encoded by the exons ATGCCAG GAGTCCTTGACTTGGAGCTAAAAAACAAGTCGAAATCAATGACGGAAGTGTTTTCGAATAATAACGAAAATGGAAACTTGCCCTTTGATTCCAAAGATAAGATTATGCATTGTGTGAGTAATTGTGAGGACAATGGCTTTGTTGAGGAAACCTTCAGTGGAGTAGAACCACCAAAGATACACGAAGGAAACCAGGATGTGGACATTAACATAACTGAATGTACAAATTCTGGCGTTGATAGGTTACCTGTCACCGAATTTCAGGATGCCACTGATAATTCGAGTTCTTTCGGTGGTACAATGTCTGGGGATGAGAACGACTCTGCAATAAGTGATGCTGAAGTTGAATCAGCATTATCTGGTGGCAGTCCGTTCGGATCTCTGCTTGATGGATTGTTTCAAATGAGGTGCTTTTT GAAGAGAAAGTTGACGGATCATTGGAGGAGGTTTATTCATCCCCTTATGTGGCGATTAAAATGGTTAGAGCTGCAGCTTAAGGAACTTAAGTCTCAAGCATCAAGATATGATAGAGAAATTGTGGGATATGATCAGAAAAGGAAGTTTGAATATGAAAAGTTCACAATTGAAGGGCTTAATGTAAAGTCACAACCCTTTCAATGTCAAGTTCAAAGGAAGAAAGTAATGAAGAGGAGGAAAAGAAAACGGATTGAAAATATGACTGATTTAGCATCTTACATGTCATGTCATAACATCTACTCATATTATGGTATGATTTTCATAATCATTCTTTTTGGAATGTATTTTCCAAGTGCAAACCTGATGAGTTTATTTTCTTTGCTCCCAGAAAGTAAGAAATCTGTAATTGCTACTGCCACTCTAGATGATGATAATGGTAAATTAG GAACCAAAACAGACTACACCAATGATGACTTTGGATTTATTGATGACTTGTCTCATCTTGAATTCAGTGATTCTGATACTTTGTCAGAACAGATCCTTAGAAAGATTGATCTTCTTCAATCGCAAGCTCATAAACTAAAGACCAGAGTTGACAAGACGGTGAATGAAAGTCCTCGAAAGTTCTCTTCCATTAATATGTTGAGTTCACCTGCATTAACCGGTTCTAGAAATCAACCTTCTCCAACTCGGAGTGGAGATAGAGCCCTGGTTAGATCTCAACATACTTCATCCCAGCATCGATCTAAGAGTCACTTTAGAGTTCTTTTTAGGCCTGGAAGTGCAGTCTCAAGCCATGGAGAGGTGACACCCTTTCCTGATATGATTGAGGGCTCCGGTCAGCATCTTGCTGGGATTTCTTATGAAAAT ACGGaggatgatattttgatacataaTCAGGCTGCCAAGGAAGAgttgcaaaattttcaaagtggTTTAACTCAGCAGGCAGAGGAATCGCGGATTCCAATTGAAAAGCCTAAGACAGTTTGTACTGCTCTTGCTCCTGCAGATAACCCCCCTACAAACCCTCCTGTTCCACCAAATGTGAAGTTAACTTCTACTTCCAAGTCAAAGGGCCCTAGCAACAAAAggaagagaggaaaaagaaaatctgGCACAGGTAAGTGGAGTCGGAGATCCTCAGGTTag
- the LOC107900197 gene encoding uncharacterized protein isoform X7: protein MPGVLDLELKNKSKSMTEVFSNNNENGNLPFDSKDKIMHCVSNCEDNGFVEETFSGVEPPKIHEGNQDVDINITECTNSGVDRLPVTEFQDATDNSSSFGGTMSGDENDSAISDAEVESALSGGSPFGSLLDGLFQMRKRKLTDHWRRFIHPLMWRLKWLELQLKELKSQASRYDREIVGYDQKRKFEYEKFTIEGLNVKSQPFQCQVQRKKVMKRRKRKRIENMTDLASYMSCHNIYSYYGTKTDYTNDDFGFIDDLSHLEFSDSDTLSEQILRKIDLLQSQAHKLKTRVDKTVNESPRKFSSINMLSSPALTGSRNQPSPTRSGDRALVRSQHTSSQHRSKSHFRVLFRPGSAVSSHGEVTPFPDMIEGSGQHLAGISYENTEDDILIHNQAAKEELQNFQSGLTQQAEESRIPIEKPKTVCTALAPADNPPTNPPVPPNVKLTSTSKSKGPSNKRKRGKRKSGTGKWSRRSSG, encoded by the exons ATGCCAG GAGTCCTTGACTTGGAGCTAAAAAACAAGTCGAAATCAATGACGGAAGTGTTTTCGAATAATAACGAAAATGGAAACTTGCCCTTTGATTCCAAAGATAAGATTATGCATTGTGTGAGTAATTGTGAGGACAATGGCTTTGTTGAGGAAACCTTCAGTGGAGTAGAACCACCAAAGATACACGAAGGAAACCAGGATGTGGACATTAACATAACTGAATGTACAAATTCTGGCGTTGATAGGTTACCTGTCACCGAATTTCAGGATGCCACTGATAATTCGAGTTCTTTCGGTGGTACAATGTCTGGGGATGAGAACGACTCTGCAATAAGTGATGCTGAAGTTGAATCAGCATTATCTGGTGGCAGTCCGTTCGGATCTCTGCTTGATGGATTGTTTCAAATGAG GAAGAGAAAGTTGACGGATCATTGGAGGAGGTTTATTCATCCCCTTATGTGGCGATTAAAATGGTTAGAGCTGCAGCTTAAGGAACTTAAGTCTCAAGCATCAAGATATGATAGAGAAATTGTGGGATATGATCAGAAAAGGAAGTTTGAATATGAAAAGTTCACAATTGAAGGGCTTAATGTAAAGTCACAACCCTTTCAATGTCAAGTTCAAAGGAAGAAAGTAATGAAGAGGAGGAAAAGAAAACGGATTGAAAATATGACTGATTTAGCATCTTACATGTCATGTCATAACATCTACTCATATTATG GAACCAAAACAGACTACACCAATGATGACTTTGGATTTATTGATGACTTGTCTCATCTTGAATTCAGTGATTCTGATACTTTGTCAGAACAGATCCTTAGAAAGATTGATCTTCTTCAATCGCAAGCTCATAAACTAAAGACCAGAGTTGACAAGACGGTGAATGAAAGTCCTCGAAAGTTCTCTTCCATTAATATGTTGAGTTCACCTGCATTAACCGGTTCTAGAAATCAACCTTCTCCAACTCGGAGTGGAGATAGAGCCCTGGTTAGATCTCAACATACTTCATCCCAGCATCGATCTAAGAGTCACTTTAGAGTTCTTTTTAGGCCTGGAAGTGCAGTCTCAAGCCATGGAGAGGTGACACCCTTTCCTGATATGATTGAGGGCTCCGGTCAGCATCTTGCTGGGATTTCTTATGAAAAT ACGGaggatgatattttgatacataaTCAGGCTGCCAAGGAAGAgttgcaaaattttcaaagtggTTTAACTCAGCAGGCAGAGGAATCGCGGATTCCAATTGAAAAGCCTAAGACAGTTTGTACTGCTCTTGCTCCTGCAGATAACCCCCCTACAAACCCTCCTGTTCCACCAAATGTGAAGTTAACTTCTACTTCCAAGTCAAAGGGCCCTAGCAACAAAAggaagagaggaaaaagaaaatctgGCACAGGTAAGTGGAGTCGGAGATCCTCAGGTTag
- the LOC107900197 gene encoding uncharacterized protein isoform X2: MPGVLDLELKNKSKSMTEVFSNNNENGNLPFDSKDKIMHCVSNCEDNGFVEETFSGVEPPKIHEGNQDVDINITECTNSGVDRLPVTEFQDATDNSSSFGGTMSGDENDSAISDAEVESALSGGSPFGSLLDGLFQMRKRKLTDHWRRFIHPLMWRLKWLELQLKELKSQASRYDREIVGYDQKRKFEYEKFTIEGLNVKSQPFQCQVQRKKVMKRRKRKRIENMTDLASYMSCHNIYSYYGMIFIIILFGMYFPSANLMSLFSLLPESKKSVIATATLDDDNGKLGTKTDYTNDDFGFIDDLSHLEFSDSDTLSEQILRKIDLLQSQAHKLKTRVDKTVNESPRKFSSINMLSSPALTGSRNQPSPTRSGDRALVRSQHTSSQHRSKSHFRVLFRPGSAVSSHGEVTPFPDMIEGSGQHLAGISYENTEDDILIHNQAAKEELQNFQSGLTQQAEESRIPIEKPKTVCTALAPADNPPTNPPVPPNVKLTSTSKSKGPSNKRKRGKRKSGTGKWSRRSSG; encoded by the exons ATGCCAG GAGTCCTTGACTTGGAGCTAAAAAACAAGTCGAAATCAATGACGGAAGTGTTTTCGAATAATAACGAAAATGGAAACTTGCCCTTTGATTCCAAAGATAAGATTATGCATTGTGTGAGTAATTGTGAGGACAATGGCTTTGTTGAGGAAACCTTCAGTGGAGTAGAACCACCAAAGATACACGAAGGAAACCAGGATGTGGACATTAACATAACTGAATGTACAAATTCTGGCGTTGATAGGTTACCTGTCACCGAATTTCAGGATGCCACTGATAATTCGAGTTCTTTCGGTGGTACAATGTCTGGGGATGAGAACGACTCTGCAATAAGTGATGCTGAAGTTGAATCAGCATTATCTGGTGGCAGTCCGTTCGGATCTCTGCTTGATGGATTGTTTCAAATGAG GAAGAGAAAGTTGACGGATCATTGGAGGAGGTTTATTCATCCCCTTATGTGGCGATTAAAATGGTTAGAGCTGCAGCTTAAGGAACTTAAGTCTCAAGCATCAAGATATGATAGAGAAATTGTGGGATATGATCAGAAAAGGAAGTTTGAATATGAAAAGTTCACAATTGAAGGGCTTAATGTAAAGTCACAACCCTTTCAATGTCAAGTTCAAAGGAAGAAAGTAATGAAGAGGAGGAAAAGAAAACGGATTGAAAATATGACTGATTTAGCATCTTACATGTCATGTCATAACATCTACTCATATTATGGTATGATTTTCATAATCATTCTTTTTGGAATGTATTTTCCAAGTGCAAACCTGATGAGTTTATTTTCTTTGCTCCCAGAAAGTAAGAAATCTGTAATTGCTACTGCCACTCTAGATGATGATAATGGTAAATTAG GAACCAAAACAGACTACACCAATGATGACTTTGGATTTATTGATGACTTGTCTCATCTTGAATTCAGTGATTCTGATACTTTGTCAGAACAGATCCTTAGAAAGATTGATCTTCTTCAATCGCAAGCTCATAAACTAAAGACCAGAGTTGACAAGACGGTGAATGAAAGTCCTCGAAAGTTCTCTTCCATTAATATGTTGAGTTCACCTGCATTAACCGGTTCTAGAAATCAACCTTCTCCAACTCGGAGTGGAGATAGAGCCCTGGTTAGATCTCAACATACTTCATCCCAGCATCGATCTAAGAGTCACTTTAGAGTTCTTTTTAGGCCTGGAAGTGCAGTCTCAAGCCATGGAGAGGTGACACCCTTTCCTGATATGATTGAGGGCTCCGGTCAGCATCTTGCTGGGATTTCTTATGAAAAT ACGGaggatgatattttgatacataaTCAGGCTGCCAAGGAAGAgttgcaaaattttcaaagtggTTTAACTCAGCAGGCAGAGGAATCGCGGATTCCAATTGAAAAGCCTAAGACAGTTTGTACTGCTCTTGCTCCTGCAGATAACCCCCCTACAAACCCTCCTGTTCCACCAAATGTGAAGTTAACTTCTACTTCCAAGTCAAAGGGCCCTAGCAACAAAAggaagagaggaaaaagaaaatctgGCACAGGTAAGTGGAGTCGGAGATCCTCAGGTTag
- the LOC107900197 gene encoding uncharacterized protein isoform X14 — protein sequence MVNLALSLTNQSSTRKQRDSNARKRKLTDHWRRFIHPLMWRLKWLELQLKELKSQASRYDREIVGYDQKRKFEYEKFTIEGLNVKSQPFQCQVQRKKVMKRRKRKRIENMTDLASYMSCHNIYSYYGMIFIIILFGMYFPSANLMSLFSLLPESKKSVIATATLDDDNGKLGTKTDYTNDDFGFIDDLSHLEFSDSDTLSEQILRKIDLLQSQAHKLKTRVDKTVNESPRKFSSINMLSSPALTGSRNQPSPTRSGDRALVRSQHTSSQHRSKSHFRVLFRPGSAVSSHGEVTPFPDMIEGSGQHLAGISYENTEDDILIHNQAAKEELQNFQSGLTQQAEESRIPIEKPKTVCTALAPADNPPTNPPVPPNVKLTSTSKSKGPSNKRKRGKRKSGTGKWSRRSSG from the exons ATGGTGAACTTGGCTCTCTCGCTCACCAATCAAAGTTCAACACGGAAACAAAGAGACTCGAATGCCAG GAAGAGAAAGTTGACGGATCATTGGAGGAGGTTTATTCATCCCCTTATGTGGCGATTAAAATGGTTAGAGCTGCAGCTTAAGGAACTTAAGTCTCAAGCATCAAGATATGATAGAGAAATTGTGGGATATGATCAGAAAAGGAAGTTTGAATATGAAAAGTTCACAATTGAAGGGCTTAATGTAAAGTCACAACCCTTTCAATGTCAAGTTCAAAGGAAGAAAGTAATGAAGAGGAGGAAAAGAAAACGGATTGAAAATATGACTGATTTAGCATCTTACATGTCATGTCATAACATCTACTCATATTATGGTATGATTTTCATAATCATTCTTTTTGGAATGTATTTTCCAAGTGCAAACCTGATGAGTTTATTTTCTTTGCTCCCAGAAAGTAAGAAATCTGTAATTGCTACTGCCACTCTAGATGATGATAATGGTAAATTAG GAACCAAAACAGACTACACCAATGATGACTTTGGATTTATTGATGACTTGTCTCATCTTGAATTCAGTGATTCTGATACTTTGTCAGAACAGATCCTTAGAAAGATTGATCTTCTTCAATCGCAAGCTCATAAACTAAAGACCAGAGTTGACAAGACGGTGAATGAAAGTCCTCGAAAGTTCTCTTCCATTAATATGTTGAGTTCACCTGCATTAACCGGTTCTAGAAATCAACCTTCTCCAACTCGGAGTGGAGATAGAGCCCTGGTTAGATCTCAACATACTTCATCCCAGCATCGATCTAAGAGTCACTTTAGAGTTCTTTTTAGGCCTGGAAGTGCAGTCTCAAGCCATGGAGAGGTGACACCCTTTCCTGATATGATTGAGGGCTCCGGTCAGCATCTTGCTGGGATTTCTTATGAAAAT ACGGaggatgatattttgatacataaTCAGGCTGCCAAGGAAGAgttgcaaaattttcaaagtggTTTAACTCAGCAGGCAGAGGAATCGCGGATTCCAATTGAAAAGCCTAAGACAGTTTGTACTGCTCTTGCTCCTGCAGATAACCCCCCTACAAACCCTCCTGTTCCACCAAATGTGAAGTTAACTTCTACTTCCAAGTCAAAGGGCCCTAGCAACAAAAggaagagaggaaaaagaaaatctgGCACAGGTAAGTGGAGTCGGAGATCCTCAGGTTag